A part of Microbulbifer salipaludis genomic DNA contains:
- a CDS encoding pilus assembly PilX family protein translates to MKNTAFPKRLHQQRGMTLVVGLIMVLLMTLVGMAAIRGSNMQELMAGNMRDHNLALQAAEAALRAGEARVQAVDLPAFGTTQYPELMMALDQGGSSEYWKSYDWAEARTAELGLSGVARQPEYVVEEVTSLTSLNGADGGGIDVGSRLIQNDKVIYRISSRGFGGSESTQVLLQSTFRQPK, encoded by the coding sequence ATGAAAAATACAGCTTTCCCAAAGCGCTTGCATCAGCAACGGGGTATGACGCTGGTGGTCGGTTTGATCATGGTGTTGCTGATGACCCTGGTGGGGATGGCGGCCATTCGTGGCAGCAATATGCAGGAATTGATGGCGGGCAACATGCGTGACCATAACCTCGCACTGCAAGCGGCCGAAGCGGCGCTGCGTGCCGGAGAGGCGCGGGTGCAGGCGGTGGACCTGCCAGCTTTTGGAACAACACAGTATCCGGAGCTCATGATGGCGCTGGACCAGGGCGGTAGTAGTGAGTACTGGAAATCTTATGATTGGGCCGAGGCGCGGACCGCGGAGCTGGGGCTCAGCGGTGTCGCCCGGCAGCCGGAATATGTGGTGGAAGAGGTCACCTCGTTGACCTCTTTAAATGGTGCAGATGGGGGTGGCATCGATGTCGGCAGTCGACTTATCCAAAACGACAAAGTGATTTACCGAATCAGCAGCCGGGGTTTTGGTGGCAGTGAATCTACGCAGGTACTCCTGCAGTCAACTTTTAGGCAGCCCAAATGA
- a CDS encoding PilW family protein — MMNVQTQKGISLVELMISITIGLILMTGVVQLFLTSRTTFSTQQALARVQESGRLAMDFLGEDIRMAGFAGCNSRGLSQDSSLNPVDKKFKNYLNDENLLSFKFDVGIEGEDDVSANPPAGYPDDAIEGTDILVVRSAGGISLGVPKPNDANNVYARYVSDVAPCGEEQTGSSGICSGDILIIANCTNAIAFQATEVEGNASTGEVRIAHGAGDNPGNRVVAWDVSDAVSSASFADDAQIFQMLTTVYFIAQGAGGIPSLWRSSNGLAAQELLEGVQDMQLTYGVDSNSDGVPENYVDAGDLSSADAWADVVSVRVALLVQSSEDNVLAEPQPYTFNGVTVNDPGDRRLRQTFESTVAVRSRVY, encoded by the coding sequence ATGATGAATGTTCAAACACAAAAAGGTATCTCACTGGTTGAGTTGATGATCTCAATCACGATCGGCCTGATCCTGATGACGGGCGTGGTGCAGTTGTTTTTAACCAGCCGTACCACATTTTCGACCCAGCAGGCCCTGGCGCGGGTGCAGGAAAGTGGCCGCCTGGCAATGGACTTTCTGGGTGAAGATATTCGCATGGCGGGGTTCGCCGGGTGCAATAGTCGGGGCCTTAGTCAGGACTCGAGTCTTAATCCGGTTGATAAAAAATTCAAGAATTACCTGAATGATGAAAACCTGTTGAGTTTTAAATTCGACGTGGGGATCGAGGGGGAGGACGATGTCTCCGCTAACCCTCCCGCCGGATATCCGGACGACGCCATTGAGGGGACCGACATTCTGGTGGTGCGCAGCGCGGGGGGGATTTCCCTGGGCGTACCCAAGCCGAATGACGCCAATAATGTTTATGCGCGCTATGTGTCGGATGTGGCTCCCTGTGGAGAGGAGCAGACCGGCTCCAGCGGTATTTGCTCCGGGGATATTTTGATTATCGCCAACTGTACCAATGCTATTGCGTTTCAGGCGACGGAGGTGGAGGGCAATGCAAGCACGGGTGAGGTTCGTATCGCACACGGAGCGGGTGATAACCCGGGCAACCGAGTTGTCGCCTGGGACGTGAGTGATGCCGTGTCATCGGCCAGCTTTGCGGACGATGCGCAAATTTTTCAGATGTTGACCACCGTATATTTTATTGCGCAGGGAGCTGGAGGCATTCCCAGTCTCTGGCGCTCATCCAACGGTCTGGCCGCACAGGAGTTGCTGGAAGGGGTGCAGGATATGCAACTCACCTATGGGGTAGACAGCAATAGTGACGGGGTTCCTGAAAACTATGTGGATGCAGGGGATCTTTCCAGTGCCGATGCGTGGGCCGATGTAGTAAGCGTACGCGTGGCGTTACTGGTGCAGAGCAGTGAAGACAATGTGCTCGCAGAGCCGCAGCCGTACACATTTAACGGCGTTACCGTGAATGATCCGGGCGATCGTCGCCTGCGTCAGACCTTCGAGAGCACCGTCGCAGTTCGCAGTCGGGTTTACTGA